The genome window CGGTGCTGCTCTGGCGGCTCGAGACCGAGCGCACCGACGGGCTGGGCGCCAATGTGGTCGTCTCCCGCTACGACCCGGCGACCGTCGCGGCGTTCCTGGCCGACCCGCAGCGCTGGCGCCGGGAGCCCGCGCCGATGACCGCGAAGCCCTCGGAGCGGATCCTCGACGTGCTGCTCGACCGCCTCGCCGCACCGGCCCCGTGACATCGGCCTCGTCAGCCGGGGCGCGCAGGCGCGTCAGCCTGGCTGGTCCGCCCCCATTCCGCGACTTGTCCGGCGTTGAGGGGGTCCCAGAGGCCCTTTCAGGCCCCTTGCTGGCGGACAAGTGCGGAAGATCGGATCCCCGGACGTCGGGGAGATCGGATCGCCGGACGTCGGGGAGGTCGGCTCAGTCGGCGAGATCGGCTCAGCCGGCGGGATCGGCCTCGTGAGCGGGCCGCGGGTGCTTGTCGCGGCCTGGGTGGGCTCGACCAACCTCGGCGACGAGCTCGTGTTCGCTGGGCTCACCCGCCTGCTGCGCGAGCGGGGCGCCGAGATCACCGCGCTGAGCGTCGACCCCGAAGGCACCAGAGCGAGCCACGGCGTCGAGGCCGTCTCTGCGCACGACCCGCGGGCGGTCTGGGCGGCGGTCGGCCGCGCTGACGCGGTCGTCCTCGGCGGCGGGGGCCTGCTGCAGGACGAGACCAGCCCGTTCAACCTGCCCTACCACCTGATGCGGGTGGCCCTGGCGCGCGCGCGACGCACCCCCTACGCCGGGGTGGGCCTCGGCGCCGGCCGCCTGACCACCCGAACCGGCCAGGCCATGGTCCGCGCCGCGATGCGCCACGCCGTCGCCGTGAGCGTGCGCGACGAGGACTCGGCGGACCTGCTGGAGAGCATCGGCCTACGCCGACCCGCGGTCGCCGCCGACCTCGCGTTCGCCCTTCCGTCGCCGGACGTCGCGGCGCGGGACCGGCTGGTGGTCTGCCTGCGTCCGTGGGCCGGCAAGCGGGGCGTCAAGCCCGCCGCGTGGGCCGCCCCCCACACGCCGAGCGAGTGGCTCGACGGCACGGCCTGCGCGCTCGACGAGGCCGCCCGGAGAACGGGCCTCGCGCCCCACTTCGTGGCGCTGCAGGCCGACTGGGACGGCCCGCTGCACGAGCAGGTGGCCACCCGGATGAGCAGCGAGGCCACCTTCGCCACCCCGGCGGTGCACGAGGTCACCAGTGAGATCGCCACGGGTCGATTCGTCGTCTCCACCCGGTTCCACGGCGGTGTCGCGGCGGCGCTCGCCGGCCGGCCCGCGGTGCTGATCGGCTACTCCCCGAAGGTCGAGAGCCTGGCCCGCGACCTCGGCGACGGCGCCCGGCTGCTGCCCTGGACCCCGCAAGGCCCTGAGGGGCTCAGCGAGGCCATCGGGCAGCTCAGCGAGTCCGGCGTACGAGCCGCCGCCGACCGGCTGCGGCGGCGACAGGCCGGCAACGCGGCAGCCGTGGATGCGCTGCTCGAGCGGGTATCCTCGCCGCGATGACCGACACCGCGGCCCGAGTGGCGGTCCTCGTCCCCTGCCGCGACGAGGCCGCGACCGTCGCGCAGGTCGTCTTCGACTTCCAGCACGCGCTGCCGGGTGCGGTCGTCTACGTCTACGACAACGCCTCGGCCGACGACACCGGCGCCCGGGCGAAGGCGGCCGGCGCCGTCGTACGCCGCGAGATGCGCCCCGGCAAGGGCACGGTCGTGCGCCGGATGTTCGCCGACATCGACGCCGACATCTACGTGCTGGTCGACGGCGACGGCACCTACGACGCCGACGCCGCGCCGGGCATGATCCGGATGCTGGTCGAGGACCAGCTCGACATGGTCGTCGGCGTACGACGGGAGAGCGAGGAGGACGCCTACCGCAACGGCCACCGGCTGGGCAACGCGTTCTTCAGCCGGCTCCTGCGGATGCTGTTCGGCGGGGTGTTCGCCGACGTGTTCAGCGGCTACCGGGTGATGAGCCGGCGGCTGGTCAAGTCCTTCCCGGTCGCGTCGGGCGGTTTCGAGATCGAGACCGAGCTGACGGCGCACGCGCTCGACGTGCGGGCGGCGTGCGCGGAGATGCCCACGGTCTACCGCTCGCGGCCGGAGGGCTCGGAGAGCAAGCTGCGCACGTGGCGCGACGGCTGGCGGATCATGATGGCCGCGGTCGTCTTCTACAAGGAGCTTCGGCCGTTCCGGTTCTTCGGGCTGGTGGCGATGCTGCTGACCGCGCTGGCGATCGCGCTCGGCGTCCCGGTGATCGCGGAGTTCGTGCGCACGGGGCTGGTGCCGCAGATGCCGACCGCGATCCTCGCCGCGGCGATCCAGGTCGCGGCCGTGGTCGCCGGCACCTCGGGCGTGGTGCTCGACTCGATCGGCCGCGGCCGCCGCGAGACGAAGCTGCTGACCTACCTCTCGCTGCCCAGCGCGGCCGACCTGGTCGTGCCGGGGGTCAGCGAGCGGCCGGCGAACCTGAAGGTCGCCGGCGGTTCCGGCGGCTCCTGACCCGCGTCGCGCACACCTGATCTCCTGGCTGCACAAAGTGTTGATCGACTGTCCGGTTTGCCCCGTTTCAGACGCTCAGCCGGCA of Mycobacteriales bacterium contains these proteins:
- a CDS encoding polysaccharide pyruvyl transferase family protein; translated protein: MSGPRVLVAAWVGSTNLGDELVFAGLTRLLRERGAEITALSVDPEGTRASHGVEAVSAHDPRAVWAAVGRADAVVLGGGGLLQDETSPFNLPYHLMRVALARARRTPYAGVGLGAGRLTTRTGQAMVRAAMRHAVAVSVRDEDSADLLESIGLRRPAVAADLAFALPSPDVAARDRLVVCLRPWAGKRGVKPAAWAAPHTPSEWLDGTACALDEAARRTGLAPHFVALQADWDGPLHEQVATRMSSEATFATPAVHEVTSEIATGRFVVSTRFHGGVAAALAGRPAVLIGYSPKVESLARDLGDGARLLPWTPQGPEGLSEAIGQLSESGVRAAADRLRRRQAGNAAAVDALLERVSSPR
- a CDS encoding glycosyltransferase, which codes for MTDTAARVAVLVPCRDEAATVAQVVFDFQHALPGAVVYVYDNASADDTGARAKAAGAVVRREMRPGKGTVVRRMFADIDADIYVLVDGDGTYDADAAPGMIRMLVEDQLDMVVGVRRESEEDAYRNGHRLGNAFFSRLLRMLFGGVFADVFSGYRVMSRRLVKSFPVASGGFEIETELTAHALDVRAACAEMPTVYRSRPEGSESKLRTWRDGWRIMMAAVVFYKELRPFRFFGLVAMLLTALAIALGVPVIAEFVRTGLVPQMPTAILAAAIQVAAVVAGTSGVVLDSIGRGRRETKLLTYLSLPSAADLVVPGVSERPANLKVAGGSGGS